The following are encoded together in the Triticum dicoccoides isolate Atlit2015 ecotype Zavitan chromosome 6B, WEW_v2.0, whole genome shotgun sequence genome:
- the LOC119325162 gene encoding transcription factor bHLH128-like isoform X2, producing MRRFLPAGAGEPSSSSSGPHGKHEGSEAAAAGGGLRYGGGDISLGRGNDLLHGQFRGGEGEMKDDGADMLARHSSSPAGFFSNLMVDDGYHGSRGAGVAGGSEAHRNTSSSTKMKSQLSFTAGGPQTAAHLSRISEGASLFPGAAAHPGGEHPVSRSFSASGSSGGFSIVGPWDESREIIGTLDLGGYESQFSGMASSSSLELAGMDKYMQAQQQQDQVAFKVRAKRGCATHPRSIAERERRTRISDKLRKLQDLVPNMDKQTSTSDMLDLAVEHIKGLQSQLQAMKHEQDKCTCCNKP from the exons ATGAGGAGGTTCTTGCCGGCGGGAGCAGGGgagccctcctcctcctcgtcgggtcCGCACGGGAAGCACGAGGGCAGCGAGGCCGCCGCTGCTGGCGGCGGTCTGCGCTACGGAGGGGGAGACATCTCGCTGGGGCGCGGCAACGACCTCCTCCACGGCCAGTTCCGCGGAGGCGAGGGGGAGATGAAGGACGATGGAGCGGACATGCTGGCCCGGCACAGCAGCTCGCCCGCGGGGTTCTTCTCCAACCTCATGGTGGATGACG GATATCATGGCTCTAGAGGCGCCGGAGTAGCTGGTGGCAGCGAGGCCCACCGTAACACCAGTAGCAGCACGAAGATGAAGTCACAGCTAAGCTTCACCGCCGGCGGGCCACAGACAGCTGCGCACCTCTCGCGTATCTCCGAGGGCGCCTCCTTATTCCCCGGCGCCGCTGCGCACCCGGGCGGCGAGCACCCAGTGTCGCGTTCCTTCTCGGCCAGCGGCAGTAGCGGGGGCTTCTCTATCGTGGGGCCGTGGGATGAGTCGAGGGAGATCATCGGCACCCTCGACCTCGGCGGTTACGAGTCTCAG TTCAGTGGCATGGCGAGCTCGTCGTCGCTGGAGCTGGCGGGGATGGACAAGTACATGCAGGCGCAGCAGCAGCAGGACCAGGTGGCGTTCAAGGTGCGGGCCAAGCGCGGCTGCGCGACGCACCCGAGGAGCATCGCCGAGAGGGAGCGGAGGACGAGGATCAGCGACAAGCTCAGGAAGCTGCAGGACCTAGTGCCCAACATGGACAAG CAAACGAGCACCTCGGACATGTTGGACCTCGCGGTGGAGCACATCAAGGGCCTCCAGAGCCAGCTGCAG GCTATGAAGCACGAGCAGGACAAATGCACCTGCTGCAACAAACCTTGA
- the LOC119325162 gene encoding transcription factor bHLH128-like isoform X1, with the protein MRRFLPAGAGEPSSSSSGPHGKHEGSEAAAAGGGLRYGGGDISLGRGNDLLHGQFRGGEGEMKDDGADMLARHSSSPAGFFSNLMVDDAGYHGSRGAGVAGGSEAHRNTSSSTKMKSQLSFTAGGPQTAAHLSRISEGASLFPGAAAHPGGEHPVSRSFSASGSSGGFSIVGPWDESREIIGTLDLGGYESQFSGMASSSSLELAGMDKYMQAQQQQDQVAFKVRAKRGCATHPRSIAERERRTRISDKLRKLQDLVPNMDKQTSTSDMLDLAVEHIKGLQSQLQAMKHEQDKCTCCNKP; encoded by the exons ATGAGGAGGTTCTTGCCGGCGGGAGCAGGGgagccctcctcctcctcgtcgggtcCGCACGGGAAGCACGAGGGCAGCGAGGCCGCCGCTGCTGGCGGCGGTCTGCGCTACGGAGGGGGAGACATCTCGCTGGGGCGCGGCAACGACCTCCTCCACGGCCAGTTCCGCGGAGGCGAGGGGGAGATGAAGGACGATGGAGCGGACATGCTGGCCCGGCACAGCAGCTCGCCCGCGGGGTTCTTCTCCAACCTCATGGTGGATGACG CAGGATATCATGGCTCTAGAGGCGCCGGAGTAGCTGGTGGCAGCGAGGCCCACCGTAACACCAGTAGCAGCACGAAGATGAAGTCACAGCTAAGCTTCACCGCCGGCGGGCCACAGACAGCTGCGCACCTCTCGCGTATCTCCGAGGGCGCCTCCTTATTCCCCGGCGCCGCTGCGCACCCGGGCGGCGAGCACCCAGTGTCGCGTTCCTTCTCGGCCAGCGGCAGTAGCGGGGGCTTCTCTATCGTGGGGCCGTGGGATGAGTCGAGGGAGATCATCGGCACCCTCGACCTCGGCGGTTACGAGTCTCAG TTCAGTGGCATGGCGAGCTCGTCGTCGCTGGAGCTGGCGGGGATGGACAAGTACATGCAGGCGCAGCAGCAGCAGGACCAGGTGGCGTTCAAGGTGCGGGCCAAGCGCGGCTGCGCGACGCACCCGAGGAGCATCGCCGAGAGGGAGCGGAGGACGAGGATCAGCGACAAGCTCAGGAAGCTGCAGGACCTAGTGCCCAACATGGACAAG CAAACGAGCACCTCGGACATGTTGGACCTCGCGGTGGAGCACATCAAGGGCCTCCAGAGCCAGCTGCAG GCTATGAAGCACGAGCAGGACAAATGCACCTGCTGCAACAAACCTTGA